ttttttccgctcaatactttatttttcctttgctattctttatttttgtttgcaaaatattttttttattgctcaattcttttttgtgttttgcaaaactttatttttgtgcaaaactttaaggcattaatttgactccatacagttgtgagttcagtggttctacctttaatattataaagagatgagaatactttttgtgcggcaaaaaaacataacgacttttcaacaatatctagtgatggctgatttcaaaacactgcttcatgaagcttcaaagctttacaaatcttttgttttgattcaGTTGTTCGgtgcgccaaagtcacgtgatttcagcagtttgatatGTGatcgaatcactgattcgaaacaaaagattctcaAAGCTTCAAAGCATTGTTACTAGATATTGtcaaagttgttattttttggcacacaagtattctcgtcgctttataaaaggtagaaccactgtactcgcattaactgttttaaatatgttttgagtacctttctgcATCTTGAAAGGTttggtgacattgctggcaatagaggcctcactgagccatcagattttatcaaaaatatattcatttgtgttccgaagatgaacgaaggtcttacaggtgtagaacgacatgagggtgggtaataagtgacattatttttatttttgtgtgaactaaccctttaaataaatgtttcagCATGTAGCTACTAAATGCACACTCAttcctctcattctctctctgtccCAAAGGATCACTGAGCTGATGGGATATGAGCCAGATGATCTGCTGAACAGGTCTGTGTACGAATACTATCATGCCCTGGATTCAGATCACCTCACCAAGACACATCACAACTGTGAGTATCTGGATTTAGATAATCATTAGGCATAGTTTACTAATTTAGTACAGGTATCAGTGTCTACCTGATCATGATAGAGGTTTTACTTCAACATACAAAACTGCTACAAAACATGGCTTGTGGAATACTTCTAATTGGAAAATGTTAATGTTCCCAGTGTTTGCGAAGGGCCAGGCTACCACAGGCCAGTACCGCATGATGGCTAAGAAAGGTGGTTTTGTGTGGGTGGAGACTCAGGCCACCGTTATCTACAATCCCAAGAATTCACAGCCACAGTGCATTGTGTGCGTCAACTACGTTCTCAGGTACGGATCTGAATGTTTGTGAAAAGTTCTCTGGTGTATTTAGTTTGTACGTGTGTAAATATAATCACAAATGCACCTGTGatcaaatttgtaatttaactGTTCTGTCCTGTCCAGTGGCATTGTGGAGGGGGACattgtcctgtccctgcagcagACCATGACAGAGCCCAAGGCTGTTGAGAAAGAGAGCCATAAAATCGAAGATGAGGTCTCTGAGGTGGACATGCTCAAACTCTTCAAGCCAGAAAACCTGAAGTGTCCCATGGAGTGCTCTGACCTTTATGAGCAGCTGAAAGAGGAACCTGAGGCCCTCACTGTGTTGGCGCCTGCAGCAGGAGACACCATCATCTCTCTGGACTTCAACAACTCAGGTGGATTTCTGGTGGATGGTTACATTTTTACAAACTGAAACTGAAGTAATCTGCTATCAATGAGAGCTGGCGGTTTGAGTCAACAaagaaattaaatcataaatataCAATTACTTGGTGTGCTGCCAATAACAATTAACCATATTAATTTTCCTCCAGACTCTGACATGCAGCTGACGAAGGATGTGCCCGTCTACAATGATGTCATGCTGCCCTCCAGCAGTGAGAAGCTGCCCATCAGTCTGTCTGCTCTGGCAACCAGTGACCCCACCCCAGCTCTGTCCAAACTTGAGACCGGAGCGGAAGACTTCCCTTTCAGCTCTGCCTCTGATCATGTTCCAGACTCCGCAAACACACCCTCCACATCTGGACTCGGCTCCTCAGGGGTAAAGACAAATTAAACGCTTGCTTTTTTGAAGCCGGTATTGTAGTTCATTTCAAATGGCTAATGAGATCCTGTGtctcagactttttttttttttttggttcttAGCCTAACAGCCCCATGGATTACTGTTTCCAAGTGGACTCAGACATTAGTTCTGAATTCAAACTGGACCTGGTTGAAAAACTTTTTGCTATTGATACCGAAGCAAAGACCCCCTTTACCAACCAGGTAACCCTTTATCTTCCATATATCTCTTCTCTATGGTCGTTCATGCATTTGCATAAACTTTAGAACATGTATTTCTGTGACCTCTAGGGCATAGAGGATCTCGACCTAGAGATGCTGGCTCCATACATCCCAATGGATGACGACTTCCAGCTGCGCACCCCCTCTCCATTGGATCCGCTCCCCTCcagctctctctctgtttctgccATGAGCTCCCTGTTCCAGCCCTTACCCTCCCCTGGATCTCCAGCCTCTTCCTCCAGCAGCGCAGTGAAGAAGGAGCCATCGTCACGGGCCCCTTCGCCCTTGCATCTTCTGCAGGAGGTGTGCAGTGCTCCTGTCTCACCCTTCAGCGGCAGTCGGGACACTTCTCCCACTCGATCCCCCACCCCACAGAGCAGCAATCAGCTCAATAACAGGTAAAGCTCTCATTGGCACAACTTCCTGCTGGCATCATCAATAATACAGTCAATCTCATTCAGATCAATTTGCACAGGGATCGGATTGCTGATGCATATTAAACTGTAGAAAAGTAGATTGGTTGTCGAGCCAAAACAGTTTTGTCAAGAGCATAAGAGCGTTGATTTGGAATTCCTTTTAGATGACATTACTTTATCTGATTATCTGATCTTCTGTTTGTTGCTCCAATTTCCCAGAGAGCTGTCTCCAAAGATGTTAGCCATCCAGAATATCCAACGTAAGAGAAAGCTGGAGGAAGTGACATCACTTTCTGAGGCTGTTGGACTGGTTAGTATGATTTTAGATTTTATACAAAGATTTTATGTAAAGATGCatatataaaagtatactttattttgttagatattatttttaatgttaagattttatgtttaattgttttatgCACTATACATtccagtttttttaatttttttattgttatttttttattggtgTACATTTGTAACTTAGGGAAACATGGCTGATAAATGTGATCTTTTTGAGATCTGTTTTCCATGTAACACCAATGCTAATGGCCACTTTACTATTTCCTGCAGGGTGCTTTGCTTCAGAGTGTGGACAGTGCTATAGAGCCTGGAAAAAGGGCAAAGGTTTTAGAAGTTAAAGGATCGAGTGTGCTCGGGGGAAACAGAACCATTCTTATACTGCCCTCTGGTGAGTGACAAGACCATCACTGTACCAtgtattttatgatttttaaagtcggcatgaaacggaagggcacatgcaataaaaaaaaaaattatgcatagataaatcatttgcaataataagtcaattttgatttcatggtgacttatAATACACTTAAAGCTAATACTATTTCAGTATGTATATACTGGAATGATTCTGGATTGATTCTGAGAATTTCCGTATGCTTTCCATTCTCTctcaaatcgattctgagcttagtttttaacagcagatggcactgcgtgctttagaaacaaggtgtactctgcttgcttccaattcctCGCACACACCATTTGAACcttttataaaataatcattcataaagtttgaaaaggttgaagcgaatttCTAGGGGgtttgcagtgggctgtttacattatAGGGGTCCTATAATGCTCCTTTTACAGGATGTAATATAAGCATCTGGtgttcccagaatgtgtctgtttcagctcaaaataccccacagatcatttattatagcttgtcaaatttgtccctatttgggtgtgagcaaaaacacgccatttttgtgtgtccccCTTTAAACGCAAataagctgctgctcccagtTGCTTTCTAGAAGAAGggggagctttaacagctcgtgctttgattgctcaacaacaacaaagctggacaATCTCACGCAGCATGTTCaactttgttgcatgttctcgggtagattttagggttagtgatgtcactaacccaggaagaagctcgttgtagtccttaaacagcaatttctttaaaagaaaatctcactttgcattaaactttgagtgtcgttactttgcagatgttgtttatactagggctgggcgatatatcgcatgcgattgtcatgcgcatttcgtcagtaaagccggttccctgattgccgctaaatcaatatcacctgctttcaaatggagcgtcatttaatagacagagccgtagttcactgacaagccacgcaatattgCGTTCATTATTGCAGATGAaccgccttcgataatgaacgtgatattgcgtggcttgtcagtgaactacggctctgtctattaaatgccgctccatttgaaagcaggtgatggtgatttagcggtaatcagggaactggctttactgacgaaatgcgcgtgacaatcgcatgcgatatatcgcccagccctagtttatactctaacagcagcattacacactaactaaagttaaaaaaagtgaaatcataatcaaccaccccttgaatcttgcatcataaaagcatCCTGAGGTGCAAGTACTTTCTTAGACTCAGCTGAACGCACAAGCACTCTTCTTCGTGAGCATTTGATCGTGCGATTttaaaactagcctagagcgccatctgccgTTAAAAACTAATCTCAGAATCGCAATGTATTTAGAAAATCACAGAATCGAGTGATGCATTaatttattgtcccagccctagtatatacagttgtaAGTAAATCAGTTTATATAATTTTCCCATGATCTTCTCCTTTATTCTCACGGTCTTAAAATGGTTAATTgtataaattagggctgcacgattaatcgcatgtaTTCTACGCGCATTTCGTCATGGTTCCCTGAACCGCTTGCCTACCTGCTTTCATGAAGCGGcataatagacagagccgtatcACTAAAAGCCACGCAATTCGCGGTAattgcagatgaatcgcctgcgataatgaacgcgatattgcgtggcttgtccgtgaaaggctccgtctattaaaaggcgctctgTTTAAAAACAGTTGGCGATGgacagggaaccggctttactgacgaaatgcgcgtgagaatagcatgcgattaatcgtgcagccctagtataAATGATTAAGTGTCTAAATGGTTAATTGCCTaatctaattattattatttaattgtcaGTAAAAGACCGTTGTGGACCagaattttgtttttcaattgacctggcactttttcttttttttcttttttcttttttttaaatctgaatcGATTACGTTTTTCAAAAGTACATTAAAATGCACTTTATACATGTAGTGACTTGAATACACTTCTATGACGAACATTCAATTTTCTGaatcattgtaaaaaaaaattgtgtggagcttaaagtaaaaatgtatatgttGTTATACTGGACATTGTAAAGAAGGGGTGAAAATTTTTGAGTTGtcagtaaatgtttatattcTTTCCCCTCTGACTCTGTAGATGTGGCCAGTCGTCTGTTATGCAGTTCTTTAGAGAGCAGCGGTGGGCTGCCTCAGCTAACACGTTACGACTGCGAAGTCAACGCTCCCGTGCAGGACCGCCATCATCTGCTCCAGGGAGAGGAGCTCCTGCGTGCTCTGGACCAAGTCAACTGAACTCCGCTGTGTTTAGCGATTCTGGACATTGCATCCCTCTCTCTTGCCCCTTGACCCCCATGATCCCTGAAATCTGCCTCCACTTGTCTCCTTTTTATTCCATGCCCTAATATTCTCTATAAACCCccagtgttttaaaaatgtaatagatGACCTGCACCTTCTATTGATCCTGTAAGTGATTAAAAAGAGGAGCCTAGAGGGAGTCCATCCATGCCAGTGTGTAGAGGGCCTGAAGACAGAGGAGCGTTATGTAACTTAACAGTGGCATCAACCAGACAAAAGTTAAGAGCCTTAATGCGAAATACACACTTACACAATCTCCCACACTCCCTCTGGATTCCCTAAAAACCTCCCATTGTGTTTTATCCCCCCAAAGTGTGTGTATTGTAGCTACAGTCGCACAATAATCTATTTTCTTAAGACAGAATACCAGCAGTCCATGCAATATACAAAACCATTTTTACGAATATGTACTTTTAATGAAAGAttgaacaatttattttttctcttcTCTCGGTTTTGTTGTGTAGCGGTTATGTAAGAGCTCTGTGTGTGCACTCATAGGCTCAATGGTTAAATGCTGTTGGATGTTTGTGAGTGTTGCTTTTCATTGCGTTGATATTTGCTTGCATCACTTTCAGTTTTCTCTTGAACAGCACAGATGAATTGTAAAAGCCATTGAAAGTAATGGAGAATGTGCAAAAAAGGGAATTCTAAATCATGTTATGATGTTCTCATGATGGTTTTTGTCTCAAAGAGGTTAAACAGATTTATAGTTTAATTATGCaatagatttttatatttttagtggtcattttgtttctgtttagTTCTCTATGTGGTAGATGCTTACGGTAATTCATGCTTGTACGAAGTCATAGCTGGTAACCATTTTTCTGCTTCATGAGCGATTTTAGATCACGCAAAGCTGATGTATCATTTATCCCAGTTTTACAAGTATTTATAATGGCATTAGAAcataaatgcttagttttaagtaagacaatatttgttttctttatgcTTTCAGATGAATGTCCTGCAAGTATTTTATGACTTTTATCTTGTTTTTCAATAGGAAagacattttctttttgttattgTAATCTTCTGTTCATTTATCTCTGCAGTCTCCAGTCTTCTCCTTTATTCTCTTAAcactaaatgtattgtttattgCAAAAATCAGTAAAAGACAATTGTGGACCAGAATTTTGTGCCGTAGGTTTCAATTGACATGACACTATatatacagttgtggccagaattattagcccccttcataaatatgatcaaagatgactctaaaaataaatctgcattgtttatccttttgatctttaattcataaaattagcaaaaatctaacctttcatagaaggaaaggaattaaaagtggggggaaaataacattaagaaataaatgtttttctccaaaacacgttgcccacaattattagcacccctagaattttttatgagtaaaatatctctgaagtatattcccattcatatttaagttttttttagctcaccggggtgatcatgaacatgaaattgtccagccatgacttcctgttccacaggaatataaacatgaggaaagaCAAAGgcaaaattcccttaatcattcatcacaatgagaaaaaacaaagaatatagttctgatgtgtagcaaatgattgtcgagcttcacaaaatagaaagtggctgtaagaaaatagctgaagcattgaaaatccccatttccactatcagggcaataattgagaagttccaatcaactaaagatgttacaaatctgactgaaagaagacatgtgtctaaatcatcctaatgcgcaGTGAGGAGGAATGTTTAAGTgtccaaagactctccaaggatcacagctggagaattgcagagattagttgagtcttgaatctcagaaagcctaaaaaaaattatcaaaagcacctacatccccacaaatTGTTCGGGGGTTTCAagaaaatcctctgctctcatccagaaacaatctccagcatattcagttgtcagacaagattggaacttcaaacgggacgagcttctatggtcagatgaaactaaaacaagagcttcttggcagcaaacccaccagatgggtttggtgcacatggataaaaagtgccccatgcccacggttaaatatgccgctggatctttaatgttgtgggcctatttttgtgctggaggtcctggacaacttgttcagatatatcatatcatggattttatcaaatactaacagataaaaaatcaaaacctgaccacttctgctagaaatcttataatgggctgtggttggatcatccgtcgggacaatggtccaaaacaaacatcaaaaccaacacaaaaatgtgtcactgagcacaaaatgaagcttctgacatggccatcccagtcctctgacctgaaccctCAAGAGAATGAgtgaagtgaactgaagagaagaagcaccagcatggagctggaatctgaaggatctggagagattctgtatggaggaatggtctctgatctcttctcaggtgttctccaaactcatcaggcattataggagaaaactcagagctgttctcttggcaaaaggaggttgcaaaaagtattgaataaaagggtgctaataattgtgggcaacgtgttttggagaaaaacatttatttcataatgttatttcccccccactttcaattcttttccttcaatgaaggttagatttttgctaattttataaattaaagatcaaaaggataaacaatgcagatttatttttagagtcatctttgatcatatttatgaagggggctaataattctggTCACAACTGTATAATATTGATGTAACTGCAAAGTACATTCtaataacaaaaatacatttatttacagccAAAAAAGTTACTGCAGATAAAGTATTTTCAAGAACAACTGCCACAGTAATAGTATGAATTGTAGCTGAAATATAGCTAGTGATGCATGCTGTCCAATTTAATGGACAGATGACTAATCAGAATTCCCTCCCAATCTAAAATCAAACAATGATATGACTACTTAGatgttacaattttattttttttttaatttatttttttacctgcAAGAGTCTAGGATAGAAGGAATGGATTGATATTCTGGAGCAATCTGGCGTGTCTGACTGGCCGTCAGCCACTGGAGAAAAGAAAATCCACATACAACGGCTTGCCAGGCTGTTTTCCTTATGGgtaccaaaaaatgtccccacaaggatttcggatattgccatctttgtggggacattttgtcctcaTAACATAGGatttaccaggaccacacacacacattgggtcTCCATGTTTTATGAGCACTTTCCAttgacataatgatttttatactgtagaaactgtatattatatctCCTACTCCTGGAGTTCCCCCCAGcgctgcacattttgcatgtctccaaacacacctgattcaggtCATCATCTGATGGGTAGGAACGTGGTTGAGAaccaaccctacccctaaacacaGCCCTCacagcatttttacataaaaaaaaacacaaaaacataattcattatgatttataagccgtTTTCCAAATGGGTAGGGAACATATTTGTTATTCAGTCACAACAGCAGGTACTTGAAAGCCATCTTCAGCTACAATATAGAGCCCACGCCACAGCGTCAACTGTTAAATCAACGCGCGCACACAGGTGCACTCACCTAATCACAATTCAAAGTGTGATAGAGCACTGTAAGCAGAAAAGTTCGAGGACGTGAGCTGATGGCGCAGAGTAAGTTACTGTAAAGATGATTTCAGACATGGTTGCTGATATCAGTGCTGGGTTCTCATGTGAATGTGTATGGTTGGGTAGAGAAACCGTGTGAGTACTACTGGGCGCCTTTCAAAAGCGACTGCGAGGAGCTTCTGGGCCGCTTCCAGCAAACCGAGACGGTTCGGTATGAGGAGTTTTCTGCTATCTGGAAGGAGATGGACTTCTCTAGTGTGTTTTTGTAAGTCACACATTTACAGCGTTGcactacattttttttgtacttcACGTTAATGGTTGGTTTTACAGAGAATTAAATGGACTTTTTTGCTTATAAATATCAGCTTatcggtgtttgagactcactatgtcatttccatgtacagaactcttattattcaactatgccgagataaattcaattttcaattctagggcacctctAATTTATTCAGTGCTGTCATCCGTACATGTTTTAAGATGTTTGCTACACTTAAAGATGcaatatttaagattttttttcagtaaaatatccaaaaaccactaggccagtgttatatattttgttcacttgagtacttaaaatatcccaaatgtttccaactatttgtaaatcgtgagaaaatggCAATTTAAACCAAGGCTCTGGGACCTGTGAGGAACGCCTGTCAATTGCGCCtggtcatacccgcgttaccctcggtttccggttttattttgtataaaacatggaaacaccaaagacactttaatatattacattttttaatagacaagggaacaactgtttggttacatttatagacagaaaactaattgttgttatatagctcaacacgtttagtcttattgtttaaatctaattttcttgattttattttatttttattttttttattttttttgcaagtaccatgcttcaccatgcctcagagaaaaacactattttgtcaagtagctaacatagcataattagatgcagctttattttcggtaacagtaatacagtgttttctccatcatacaatacgtttttaaattaattgcatgccatttatcaacacaagccatccagtatttaatatattctaaaatcgatctatcttactgcagtgtgtctcaaacaagcgTCTAACAGCAGCCACTGAGTgaatgcacagagtaatgttataacattttcaacacactcaaatgtatctaatatgataaacagagctacgtgacctcatactcatgactggaaaagcggaagcggcgccggcgactgtgtcataataaaagttccgctgctcgtgaggcgtgttgcgcaatcgctccagcggcctcgttcagctcccacaacactcggtcctgctctgcttcatactacagtaacattaaaggtcccatttttcgtgttttttttgaagctttgattgtgtttatagtgtgcaatataacatgcgttcatgtttcgcgtgtaaaaaaaaaacagtatttttcacataatttacttatctgtataccgctgtttccactgtcataaaaacgggctgatgacttccttgttctatgaagtccctccttcagaaatacgtaacgagttctgattgtgccagcggttcctgtgttgtgattcgacagctctgagcgcaccgtgcccggaaaagtcacgcctcttaccataacgtggagatgcatgcgctcagtgttattgtaaacatgtctttaattttaccctatcaatttaagccggaatcagacccggtgattggactgcgggatgaaaataacagcgttttgacgacatggcgacaaacacactctacaaacgcaactcttgtgtattcctgtgggcggaggttagtcaaaaaactgttttagtgacgtcattaaagaaggaagtagagggctgtagtccaaactggccgttcgatgtaggcgacactaactaaagtttgaaacatgggatcacgaagaacgggacctttaataatctcatccatgaacatgatttcttcccgagtcctatcccgattcatttgcaccgtccgttgatgtagagaccacatgtcccaagattccgctctcaaacttggcgtcatcaagctacacttttgttttgaatagacctctagcgagctctagtggacagaaatcctacatactgcacctttaaataaatagtttaccTCACAATGGAAATTGTCATTCACACATAATCATGTTCCAAAAACGTatcattttcttcttcttcttgtctGTGGAAGAATAATTTAAcacataataattacatttcatAGAGAACCCGAGTGTGTGTGAGGAACcgacttcacccaaaaatgaaaactgtcataTTTACTCGCAATAATAtcattccaaatctgtatgacttacttttctgtggaacacaaaagaagataataTTAGGACCAAATATgtaatgttggtaaccaaaatTGTGGTTACCAATGACTTCCATTTAATGGGAAAAACACTGACGCTTATctcaaaaaaatctttttttaatgtttcccAAGAAGGAAGGTCATACAGCTTTGGAATgaaatgggggtgagtaaatgacagattttttttttttttttttttttgactgaactatccttttaagtcaGGAAGCTGAATTCAAACACTGGATCAAATTGATTCTGTCAGCATTAATGAAGCTTTAGTTAATGAACTCCTTAATGAACTCTTAACGTCAGTGAAGTCAGTTGTCATTGGTTCTTTTGTCTCATGACTGATCATGAGTGGTCAGAACTGATGACCTATATTTTAATGTGTGCAAGCACATTAAATTGGAAacccaaatgaataaatgaataaatgttttcaaaatcAGAAAACCTGGAAAATTGTCACAGACAGTCTATTTTTATAggtcttttttttccttcccaTTTCTGCAGCTTGAAAGTTCCTGTTTCCATTCATATTCACTCACTGTATGCAAAAATCAGCCTGGACATTCTGCacaatgtcttttattttggaaGAAAAACCGATATAATACAGTTTTTAAACATGAGAGTGAATAAATGACTTTCATTTGTACTGTGTTCTCACATGTAAtcaagtaaatgtaaaacaagTAATGTATTTTGGTCATTCTCCTGTCTTTTCCCATCAGTGGGACTCATTCCGACCATGAGAGCAGATCCTTCACGCGGCTCACTTTCACCATAGCCCAGAGCTACATTCTGCCCCCATACAGCTTTCAAATTCGGGTGGGGGGTCTGTATATGATCTATGGCCTTTACAATACACAGCTTGTTTGGCCAAAGGAAAAGGTAATCCATGTCTAAATTATAAGACCGATGATTCAGCATTACCTGTAAATTTTCTCTGAATATGAGAAACGTATAGTTGATTATGTGTCTGTTTTACTCAGATCAGGGTTGCTTTGAAGGACTGGTATGACGTACAGAAGCTTGTCACGCAGGCAAAAAGTTGCCAGCATCTAGATGTTGTTTACATCTTTAAAAGGCTTTTGTCAGCTAAGGCCTTTTGTTTCACTGCCATGCCCAAGAAGGTCAGCAGGTTCTACCACTGCTTTTGTGTTTTGGGTCAAAGGGGTGTATCTTCCAACAGTGTTTGAAAACTTCCCAAATGTGACTGACTCGCAGCTGACATTTGAATCAAGCGATCGTGTTCAACATGATGTGAATGAAGAGTTTCGGGCCCGCAAGGACAGAGTGGCCGAACTTGCTTCCTTTGAAATGCTAGAAGTGAGTATTTAGTGTAGTGCGTGTTTTTATTGTAATGCCAATATCAATCATTTGAAATTAATGAAGTATTTTTTGATATGCAGGAAATTGCAAATGTTCAAGGTCATTATGATAGATTGAAGAAATCGTCAATGCCCACATCATCTGGAGTGACGATGCTTAACCTGACGGATTTACTTCGGAAATGTACTTCTGAGTACCAGCAGTGGCAGGACAAAATTGTAGTGAGTTGGTGGACTTCTAATACTATGCATTGACTAGTTTTCATTTCTGAATGTCcttgatgtttttttgtttttgaataagAGCTTTTTTTCAGTTCAGTTTATATAACTGTCTTACTAGTGTGCATCATTACATTTGTACTCAGGCTGCAAAGGATAAAGACTCTAAAAAGGAAACCACTCAGAAATCAGAGGCGAGTTAAACCCTGCTAAGAACTTTCCATAGTAAAGACCTTTCATATGgataggaaaaaaaatagagtCTGAATTTATGAAAGACCCTGTGACGTTGTGTTTCTGCAGTCCTCCAGTAGAGCTGATCTGCTTGCCGCCATCAAGTCCAAATCATATGGTCATCTGTCAAAGGTTTGAGATTTTCTTGTTGCTACAAATGCTGCTTTGCTTGTTCCTTCAGTTGAGGAT
Above is a window of Megalobrama amblycephala isolate DHTTF-2021 linkage group LG11, ASM1881202v1, whole genome shotgun sequence DNA encoding:
- the hif1ab gene encoding hypoxia inducible factor 1 subunit alpha b, with amino-acid sequence MDTGVVTEKKRVSSERRKEKSRDAARSRRGKESEVFYELAHQLPLPHNVTSHLDKASIMRLTISYLRMRKLLSSDDTDKENEVESQLNGFYLKALEGFLMVLSEDGDMVYLSENVSKSMGLTQFDLTGHSVFEFSHPCDHEELREMLVHRTVSKKTKEQNTERSFFLRMKCTLTSRGRTVNIKSATWKVLHCAGHVRVQERSEGSGDSGFKEPPLTYLVLICDPIPHPSNIEVPLDSKTFLSRHTLDMKFSYCDERITELMGYEPDDLLNRSVYEYYHALDSDHLTKTHHNLFAKGQATTGQYRMMAKKGGFVWVETQATVIYNPKNSQPQCIVCVNYVLSGIVEGDIVLSLQQTMTEPKAVEKESHKIEDEVSEVDMLKLFKPENLKCPMECSDLYEQLKEEPEALTVLAPAAGDTIISLDFNNSDSDMQLTKDVPVYNDVMLPSSSEKLPISLSALATSDPTPALSKLETGAEDFPFSSASDHVPDSANTPSTSGLGSSGPNSPMDYCFQVDSDISSEFKLDLVEKLFAIDTEAKTPFTNQGIEDLDLEMLAPYIPMDDDFQLRTPSPLDPLPSSSLSVSAMSSLFQPLPSPGSPASSSSSAVKKEPSSRAPSPLHLLQEVCSAPVSPFSGSRDTSPTRSPTPQSSNQLNNRELSPKMLAIQNIQRKRKLEEVTSLSEAVGLGALLQSVDSAIEPGKRAKVLEVKGSSVLGGNRTILILPSDVASRLLCSSLESSGGLPQLTRYDCEVNAPVQDRHHLLQGEELLRALDQVN
- the snapc1a gene encoding snRNA-activating protein complex subunit 1a — encoded protein: MAQKKPCEYYWAPFKSDCEELLGRFQQTETVRYEEFSAIWKEMDFSSVFFGTHSDHESRSFTRLTFTIAQSYILPPYSFQIRVGGLYMIYGLYNTQLVWPKEKIRVALKDWYDVQKLVTQAKSCQHLDVVYIFKRLLSAKAFCFTAMPKKLTFESSDRVQHDVNEEFRARKDRVAELASFEMLEEIANVQGHYDRLKKSSMPTSSGVTMLNLTDLLRKCTSEYQQWQDKIVAAKDKDSKKETTQKSESSSRADLLAAIKSKSYGHLSKGTKSRRHRKVKMATSCSETDQALFSRKRRPPSLKTRTYQNFGKPGEPEQIQDWLLSVMEEDKNALKRKDRRRFKW